A single genomic interval of Streptomyces sp. 1222.5 harbors:
- a CDS encoding beta-glucanase, with translation MQQPHPGSPFPVPRTPSPTDVVFTADFASTEQWVEGRSWAYPGGGPVNPDDDKLDYLVTDPSYCRTGLFRAVRRRDGRWNTGLLTTEGSDQSFMVRSGDVLEARVRLPREVGAWPAIWTWRDGDQEIDVFEYHPDNPNLLEFGNHVRDTGSAFRSDAVRPGAWIDLRTEFGAESVVWWVNGTRAFADRRGVGRRWHAYLIVNLSVCAGRYHPAPAPGTREMSYEVSGLLVRRPAPAGGKSHGAPHTEGGEPAVPPPAAGGDAAALDDATG, from the coding sequence ATGCAGCAACCGCATCCGGGCAGCCCGTTCCCGGTTCCGCGCACCCCGTCCCCGACCGACGTCGTCTTCACGGCGGACTTCGCCTCCACCGAGCAGTGGGTGGAGGGCCGCTCATGGGCCTATCCCGGCGGCGGCCCGGTGAACCCGGACGACGACAAACTGGACTACCTCGTGACCGACCCCTCCTACTGCCGCACGGGCCTCTTCCGGGCCGTACGCAGGCGGGACGGCAGGTGGAACACGGGGCTGCTGACCACCGAGGGCAGCGACCAGTCGTTCATGGTCCGCTCGGGAGACGTGCTGGAGGCCCGGGTGCGGCTGCCCCGCGAGGTCGGGGCGTGGCCGGCGATCTGGACCTGGCGCGACGGCGACCAGGAGATCGACGTCTTCGAGTACCACCCGGACAATCCGAACCTGCTGGAGTTCGGCAACCATGTGCGCGACACCGGCTCCGCCTTCCGCAGCGACGCCGTACGGCCCGGTGCCTGGATCGACCTGAGGACCGAGTTCGGGGCCGAATCCGTCGTCTGGTGGGTGAACGGCACCCGGGCCTTCGCGGACCGGCGCGGGGTGGGCCGCCGCTGGCACGCGTACCTCATCGTCAACCTGTCGGTGTGCGCGGGCCGCTACCACCCGGCGCCCGCTCCCGGGACGCGCGAGATGTCGTACGAGGTGAGCGGCCTCCTCGTACGCCGTCCCGCGCCGGCCGGGGGAAAGTCCCACGGGGCGCCGCACACCGAGGGCGGGGAGCCGGCCGTGCCGCCGCCCGCCGCCGGCGGGGACGCGGCCGCCCTGGACGACGCGACCGGATGA
- a CDS encoding STAS domain-containing protein translates to MADTAHIYEAAEPDGLSISRAVVDGVAVVTLAGEIDHHTSGLLRQALAPDPPEAARTVADFAGVAFMDSSGINVLIGAHQAHDPGGWLRLAGVRRPVLRTLEIVGLTTLIDCYPDVREAMAA, encoded by the coding sequence GTGGCAGACACTGCACACATATACGAAGCAGCAGAACCGGACGGGCTGTCGATCAGCCGTGCCGTCGTCGACGGTGTCGCCGTCGTGACGCTGGCCGGGGAGATCGACCACCACACCTCGGGTCTGCTCCGCCAGGCCCTGGCCCCCGACCCTCCGGAGGCGGCCCGTACGGTCGCGGACTTCGCCGGTGTCGCCTTCATGGACTCCAGCGGCATCAACGTCCTCATCGGCGCCCATCAGGCCCATGATCCCGGCGGGTGGCTGCGGCTGGCCGGCGTCCGCAGGCCCGTCCTGCGGACCCTGGAGATCGTCGGCCTCACCACGCTCATCGACTGCTACCCGGACGTGCGGGAGGCGATGGCGGCCTGA
- a CDS encoding ATP-binding protein, producing MGPRREPLQLAVELDGGDGGCIARARDRAGAFLARAQAAHGVPVTARTMDLTQLVVSELVTNACKYAPGPVLLVLRIADGAVETEVWDSDPVLPVARAADPGRVGQHGLEIVMAVVQGFEVRREPVGKRITARIALWDDPVRDVGDSAAH from the coding sequence TTGGGGCCGCGCCGCGAGCCGTTGCAGCTGGCGGTGGAGCTGGACGGTGGCGACGGCGGGTGCATCGCACGGGCCCGCGACCGGGCCGGGGCGTTCCTCGCCCGGGCGCAGGCGGCCCACGGGGTGCCGGTGACGGCCCGCACGATGGATCTGACCCAGCTCGTCGTCAGCGAGCTGGTCACCAACGCCTGCAAGTACGCGCCCGGACCGGTGCTGCTGGTCCTGCGCATCGCCGACGGCGCGGTGGAGACGGAGGTCTGGGACAGCGATCCCGTCCTGCCGGTGGCCAGGGCCGCCGACCCGGGCCGGGTGGGCCAGCACGGTCTGGAGATCGTGATGGCCGTCGTCCAGGGCTTCGAGGTACGGCGGGAACCGGTCGGCAAGCGCATCACCGCCCGCATCGCCCTCTGGGACGACCCCGTCCGGGACGTCGGCGACAGCGCCGCCCACTGA
- a CDS encoding SDR family oxidoreductase: MTWDQTPGTALVTGASSGIGAEYARQLAERGWDLALVARRAERLTALADRLREHTGAAVETLVADLARPADLARVEARAAADDVTLLVNNAGINGYGPFAEVDAALLTKVLHVNVVVPTVLARAAVPGMLTRGRGAVVNVASLLAFAGDLAPGPLPHRAVYGGTKGYLVTFTRTLAAELAGTPLHLQVVCPGLTATEFHLTSGEAPVPGAERVHEDGGMAASDVVTASLAALDSGEAVCVPGLREAEAVDRLAAAELALREGSGRSLAPRYRTVAPSDIGG, translated from the coding sequence ATGACCTGGGACCAGACACCCGGCACGGCCCTGGTGACCGGAGCGTCGTCGGGCATCGGCGCCGAGTACGCCCGGCAACTGGCCGAGCGCGGCTGGGACCTGGCCCTGGTGGCCCGGCGGGCCGAACGGCTCACCGCGCTCGCGGACCGGCTGCGCGAGCACACGGGAGCGGCCGTGGAGACGCTGGTCGCCGACCTCGCCCGGCCCGCCGATCTCGCCCGCGTCGAGGCGCGAGCCGCCGCCGACGACGTGACCCTGCTGGTGAACAACGCCGGGATCAACGGGTACGGGCCGTTCGCCGAGGTCGACGCGGCCCTGCTCACCAAGGTGCTCCACGTGAACGTCGTGGTGCCCACGGTGCTGGCCCGCGCGGCCGTCCCGGGCATGCTGACGCGCGGCCGTGGCGCGGTCGTCAACGTCGCCTCGCTGCTGGCGTTCGCGGGGGACCTGGCCCCCGGCCCCCTGCCCCACCGGGCCGTCTACGGAGGCACCAAGGGCTACCTGGTGACGTTCACCAGGACCCTGGCCGCCGAACTCGCCGGCACGCCGCTGCACCTCCAGGTCGTCTGCCCCGGTCTCACCGCCACCGAGTTCCACCTCACGTCGGGCGAGGCTCCCGTACCGGGCGCGGAACGGGTCCACGAGGACGGCGGGATGGCGGCGTCCGACGTCGTCACCGCGTCCCTGGCCGCGCTCGACTCCGGCGAGGCGGTGTGCGTGCCCGGTCTGCGTGAGGCGGAGGCCGTGGATCGTCTCGCCGCCGCGGAACTCGCCCTGCGCGAGGGCTCCGGGCGGTCCCTCGCCCCTCGCTACCGCACCGTGGCGCCCTCGGACATCGGCGGCTGA
- a CDS encoding GlsB/YeaQ/YmgE family stress response membrane protein gives MEISGIISALVIGIVIGVLGRLVVPGRQHIGILWTIVVGIVAAFIGTAIAAGLGVADTKGVDWIEWLIQIALAALGVAALSRVMVRN, from the coding sequence ATGGAGATATCCGGGATCATCAGCGCACTCGTCATCGGCATCGTGATCGGTGTCCTGGGACGGCTCGTCGTCCCCGGCCGTCAGCACATCGGCATTCTCTGGACGATCGTGGTCGGCATCGTCGCCGCCTTCATCGGAACCGCCATCGCGGCCGGACTCGGTGTCGCCGACACCAAGGGCGTCGACTGGATCGAATGGCTCATCCAGATCGCCCTCGCGGCGCTCGGCGTGGCCGCCCTGAGCCGGGTCATGGTGCGGAACTGA
- a CDS encoding metalloregulator ArsR/SmtB family transcription factor, whose product MRDDGTGFEDPPAEVLSDAAAAFGLLASAARLHLMWALSQGESDVTHLADRVGGALPAVSQHLAKLRLAGLVRSRREGRRQVYYVDDPDVVTLVRVMVRQLTARPRHRTGGADRLRGTGA is encoded by the coding sequence GTGAGGGACGACGGCACCGGCTTCGAGGATCCGCCCGCCGAGGTGCTGTCGGATGCCGCCGCGGCGTTCGGTCTGCTCGCCTCCGCGGCCCGCCTGCACCTGATGTGGGCCCTGTCGCAGGGCGAGAGCGACGTCACGCATCTCGCCGACCGGGTGGGCGGAGCCCTGCCCGCCGTCAGTCAGCACCTGGCGAAACTCAGACTCGCCGGCCTCGTACGCTCCCGCCGCGAGGGCCGACGGCAGGTGTACTACGTCGACGATCCGGACGTCGTCACCCTGGTCCGGGTCATGGTCCGTCAGCTGACGGCACGGCCGCGCCACCGCACCGGGGGAGCGGACCGGCTGCGCGGGACCGGAGCCTGA